TTTTAGATCTGTCATTCAACAGAATAGAAAAAATCGAGGGTCTGGCGTCGCTGCGGAAGCTCGAACTTCTGAACTTGTCCAACAACAGAATCTCCGTCATTGAAAACATCGATCAACTTGGCGCTCTCACGCATTTCGGCATCGCAAACAACCTCCTTGAACAACTggataatgtaaaaaaaacaacaaatcactTTGTCTGTCACGTATATTAAATGTAATGGGTCGATTTGCAACATCTGTGTACTGCGTTATCTTTACACAACATGTACCCTAATGTAATTCTAATTCATTTTAAAGGTGCTCTGCCTCAGGGAAATCCAGAAGCTGTTCACTCTCAACCTCTCTGGAAATCCTCTCTCAAAGGAGGAGGATTACAGCTTATTCATTGCGGCCTTCTTTCCAAACTTGAGGTGCCTGGACTACAGATTAATTAGTGAGGAGACAGTACGTATAAATAATGATGACAGTTGTAATCTATTGTGTTCTGCTTTGAAGCAAACGTATATTTTACAGCTAATGTTCTATAAAAGCCATGACACGGACTAGGTCTCTTTCCAATGGTGATATTGTATTAAAACTCCCTGTGCAGAAAAAGGAAGCATCTATCAAATACTTCGGTGCCATTGAGAAAATTAGACAAGAGCAGATGCAGAAACAACAAGCCGACGATGCCGAGCAAAGCCAGAGAGCGGAACTCCAATTGCACAGGGTAACCTATAAGCTCTTGTTTGGGATGCacaatctctccctctctcaaacGCACAAATGCACAGTGTGACAGGTCAGCTCTCTTGCCCTACAGGACGCCTTTGTGGAGTTCCTCAATGGATCTGATCTGTTTAAGAGCATGTTCAAAGATGATCCAGAAGCAGAGACCCTACAAAGTGTGACAGGAGTGGCCGACCTGCTTAAAACATATCCTTTGATTCTTGGCTTTCTCATCCATGCTGGTGTATTGATGATATAATAATCTGGGAAATCAGTGCTTAAACTTCCTTGACCCGACGCTTACCTTTGAGCAGGAAATGGTGGAGCTGTGTGAGCAGGTATTCGAAATAGGCCTGGCAGAGCATAAacaaagagaggcagaggtCAACTCCTTCCTTAGTGGTCGCACAAAGATTGTGACAGATCACCAGAAGAAAGCATCGCAGATTTTGGTAGAATTTGAGGAGCGACACCATGGGGTGAGCTGGGCCATACATGATGTTTTTAAAGGACTTGCGCCGTAGATTTTAAAAAGATAATAACTTATTAAATCTGCTTTTAGTGGAGAAACCTCTCTGATGTTCATGACACAAATGGGTTTCCCTGGTGTAGAACGTATATACTTATTTTATGCCTTTCTAGAGGACTTGGGAGTTGCAGCACTTATCGGACCAAGACACACTGCAGGTCAAGGTCGGCCACTGCAACGATGCAATCAACCAGCTCTCAGCCGCCCTAATGTCACTGGAGCTTAGGCTCCACAAACAGGTGGAagtaagtgtgcgtgtgtttttgtgttagtgtttgtgtaagCTGGAAGTTAATGTGTAACTGTGTACAAATTATTATAGATGCTATAGACTTAgattaaatacttttaaatactcttttttttataaatttcaGGACATCATCAAAGAGTTGGACATCAATATCTCAGACATGGTTGGCAGCTTCACTGAAACTGTTCAAGGAATATATCCTTTTACATTGTGTATGCATCATTTGCAATGACATGAAGTCAGTGTTGTTGTATTTAGACGGAGACACAATATCAAGCCACATCTTAATACAATACCAGATTAATGCACCAAAGCATAATGGCAAGAACCAGCTCTGTTTACCCGAGTCTTACCCTCAGGAAACCCCCTTCACTTTCTCTTAATCCACCTGTACCTGTTACCTGCTTTGACCTGTCAATAATGAAGTCCTGTGTAAATGACGTCTTTAACTCAAACCTACATTTGCCCAATGTCGAGATCTGGAGGATAATTATCATCGGAATGTGGGAGATATTGCTTTGGCAACCCTGGATAAAGTGGCCTCGGGCAGCGTGATAAAGGACATGTCAGGTGACGCTAGATGGGTCAGTGTTATCTCTTTTGTATCCAACTGGCCTAATGATAGGATTATAGTCACTGTAGACTGCCATAGCCTCGTAATCAAAGCACTGCTTACAGAATATTACTGCCTTCACACCATTTTGACACTCCAGTGTTATCCTACAGCCACCCCTCTTAAAGATGTTATATATGAAAATACAAAGCAGAATCCTTAGCTAAAGTGAACGCTGATGGCAGATATTAATCTCAATTGGTCCGATGATGCAAACCCATGGGTCATTACCAGTGTCAGTGGCCTCACACCCTCTTGCCTGTTCTCTCTCCACAGCTgtttacaaacagaaacatggtGATGGACGCACTGGCCACAGCCCACGATAACCACCTGATGAAGATCAATGACAAAGAGACTCAGATGGTTGCAGGTGTCAGTGCCTGGAAGGTGTCTCTCATTAAAGGGGTAGGGAGCTGGAATCACCTTGGAACAAGCAGCccagtttatattttgtgtgaTTTGACGAACGTCACCTTCTTAACTCACTTTTCTTGTCATCGTTTGCCTTTTGTCTTTAATGCCTTATTACAGATTCAAAACAAAGAGCTTAAGCAGAACCCCGCGACCCTCAGATATATTGAGTACCTGTGGGAACAGATGGAGGAGTTCCAGTTGCAGGATCTTTGAGTCAaacattcatttcattcacatATCGGTGAACAGGACACTCTCACAGCCTTCTGGGACCACTGTCATACAGCAAATGTCAACGTCTTTTTTGAGACAATAAAGAAATATTGATAACCATTATGCTGCTTCAGCTCTTTCCTTGATCCCCAGATGAGCAAATACGTGtgtcttgttttattgtggTGCAGGCAACTCTCTTTAAATGGCCCATATTTTACACTTCTCTGGGACTTACTTTGAGGTATTGGCACCCCTgagatgatatatcagtggtttgAATTCTAAAACTCTGCTGCTATGTTATTCCATGTTTTCgaagctgcagacagaacaggctgttttGGCCTTCCTcttgagcccctcctctgattggctgacttcACTTTGAGGGACACACAACCAGGCTTCAGTTTTCCCGAGTTTCAGTACGGAGATTCAGTACGGAGTTTCAATACCCCCATTCAAGTCATTACAGATAGTACCCTATGGGGCctttaatgtgaacaacaacTGGGTCAGTGTTACACTTTCAAAGAAGGGGGTGTGTTGACTGTGTAAACTGAAGGCAACACTGACGTGCAAATAAAATGTCGGTTTAGTCTACCTGAGCATTTTTTTACTGCATAGGAACTTTATGCATGAGAACTAAATAGAAGAGAAAGCCTGTAGACACAAAGTGCATgactgaacattttatttgttttaagagAAGATAAAAGTCGTGCACTATGCTGCATAGAGCAGACTTTGGTTTTGAGGAGATGTATGAAAAACCTGCAGCTTGGAATACGTCTATAAGTGTCTCTTTACAGCATGAAGGCGAGGTCCAAATTCTTGGCCCCATCACCGATGTAGATGTATCCGTGCTGTGGCGTCATGGGCACGTGGTAGAAGGTCAGGCCGAGCCACAACAGGCTGCGAAGCACGCACACTTTGCTGCCACATTCAAACTGGAGACTCCATGATCCTGCAGACAAGGGCGGAAAGCTTGTAAACAGTTGATACATGCAAGAGGCTGCAACGTCACGTTCCCCGACTGTAAAGTAGACGACTGGAGTTTTCTTTGGAAATCACTCCAAGACAGATATGCCCTTCTCATTCCAGGAACAGCCAAGGGATTCCTTTTTGTTGATTTGTATAAAGGAACATAAGGCGGCTTGTTTTGGTGTCGGGTAAACTGAGCTCTGTGGCTTCACCTTTAGGAACGTCATCACTCAGCACATCCAGGAAGTCAATAGCTGGGTTGAGTTGACTCGTCTCTAGGAGGCTCTTCTTCTTCAGATTCTTTGGTTCGCTGAAGTGCAGGAAGCTGTCGAGTTTTCCCGATTCAGAGTAAGACAGACCTGGGGAACAATGCACATGAGAAATAACCTTTTACACTGGATACAGAAGTGCAAGTTAAccaaatatatttgaaaagacATTAGGAAACATTTccaaaccctaacccatttGACCTATTGGTACAATTGACATAAATACCACATTTTAACAAGGCTTGATGAAACCACTTGGGACACAATGGGACTTAGACTCACACATGATGTGAAACAGTAAAATCTTATTACCGCAAAAGCTGCGGTTGATCTGGACCAGGCCGTGTGGACTCTTGACGAATGCACCTCGTGGTACCACAGACACTTCCTCTTCGATGTGATGAACTGTCACTGCCAGCCTGATCTCCTCGTTCACTTTGGTCTGAAACCAAGAGCAGACTTCCATGACTGTGCGGATATCAACAACAGGAAAGAATCACAGAAGTGCACCAGTAAGACTCTTTTGTACTCTCTTCATGCCATCTGCGTTTAATAGTttgttagcagcattacacaacagctactggacggattaccgTGGACCTAAGTGGGAGGGTGTGGTGATGCGTCAGTGAAGAACCATTACATTTGGTTGTGGAATGTGGAATCTTTATGAAAAAGGAAACATATTTAGGGGGTTGGTATCTATGACTGTGTGGAATTTCATGCTGATCCAACACAAATCTAAATCTGGTGAAGTTAATTGTGGCTCTATTAGGGGTGTAGTTCATTCAGCCGCTGTATGGTAACACATAGAGCTAGAAACCTGTCAGTACCACCAATGTGTAGTTTAGAAATGTAATGTAGTTGGACATAAGCTATAAGGCTTGTTTAATTGTAGGTGACTGCTGGGCCTTTGGGGACGTATGTGCTCTGCTGAGTGCAATCCTACTTTTATTGTCTGTTTAATTTAGGTCCCACATTTATCTTTGTTATTACTTTATATCAATACTCACCActacctcctcttcttcatctcctcgcCTGTGGATGTCCCGATGCTCGTACACATGTGAGGGGTCTCCTGTGAAGCGACCCTTGGCAGCGCTGGACACTTGGTCGATTAAAGGGGCTGTGGCTGGGGGCAGCAGGAACCAGTCCACACAGTTCAAGCTAGAGGGAACAGccatgacacacacaatcagcttTTCTCCACACAGCAAATGAATGAAACTGAATCACAGGCGAAATTCTCCCACCTATACAGATTCTTCCTATCCTtcatctcatcctctcctctcccctgagCAATAAAATAATCCGCCTTCAGCCCCAGCACTTTGCCCCAGAGCAGGACTCGCTGGAACTTGTAGTTTTTCTGCAGAATCACCAGGGAGGTCTGCAGGGCGGCTCTCTGCTCATCATTCAGATCACTCGGGTACAGCAACTGTGAATCCATCGTTACTCTCGTTCTCACTTAACCTCTTTAAAGTGTCTTAAATACGAATCTCAAAATCCCTACAGTGTTTATGTCCAGTAAGGGCAAGCTCAAATCGTGGCACTGCCATTGGCAGCTCGTAGAGGTACTTCTTTAAACTGCCTTTGTTGCCACACTCTTTAGAGCCAGCTGCCTTTGGAGTCCAAACAGTGTGACAAC
This genomic window from Platichthys flesus chromosome 18, fPlaFle2.1, whole genome shotgun sequence contains:
- the LOC133973799 gene encoding dynein regulatory complex subunit 3-like — its product is MSWQCGAAQPILMDEGVVRRAVDEQTPRDQAGRITRAEGVLFKEVLTIRLDFKYILKIDNLWDFTSLTRLYLNNNFIKKIAGVDHLVNLKWLNLSFNRIEKIEGLASLRKLELLNLSNNRISVIENIDQLGALTHFGIANNLLEQLDNVLCLREIQKLFTLNLSGNPLSKEEDYSLFIAAFFPNLRCLDYRLISEETKKEASIKYFGAIEKIRQEQMQKQQADDAEQSQRAELQLHRDAFVEFLNGSDLFKSMFKDDPEAETLQSVTGVADLLKTFEQEMVELCEQVFEIGLAEHKQREAEVNSFLSGRTKIVTDHQKKASQILVEFEERHHGRTWELQHLSDQDTLQVKVGHCNDAINQLSAALMSLELRLHKQVEDIIKELDINISDMVGSFTETVQGIFAQCRDLEDNYHRNVGDIALATLDKVASGSVIKDMSGDARWLFTNRNMVMDALATAHDNHLMKINDKETQMVAGVSAWKVSLIKGIQNKELKQNPATLRYIEYLWEQMEEFQLQDL
- the LOC133973920 gene encoding radial spoke head protein 9 homolog produces the protein MDSQLLYPSDLNDEQRAALQTSLVILQKNYKFQRVLLWGKVLGLKADYFIAQGRGEDEMKDRKNLYSLNCVDWFLLPPATAPLIDQVSSAAKGRFTGDPSHVYEHRDIHRRGDEEEEVVTKVNEEIRLAVTVHHIEEEVSVVPRGAFVKSPHGLVQINRSFCGLSYSESGKLDSFLHFSEPKNLKKKSLLETSQLNPAIDFLDVLSDDVPKGSWSLQFECGSKVCVLRSLLWLGLTFYHVPMTPQHGYIYIGDGAKNLDLAFML